Proteins co-encoded in one Klebsiella michiganensis genomic window:
- a CDS encoding TonB-dependent receptor, whose product MKTPQKKTLHTHKTALSLLLIPALTPGFTQAAETQAKDESTLLVTAKPTTVSELDTPAAVSVVYGDDLRQAAPRINLSENLGGVPGLQIQNRQNYAQDLQLSVRGFGSRSMYGVRGVRMYVDGIPATMPDGQGQTSNIDLNSVDSVEVLRGPFSAIYGNSSGGVVNVKTETGRQPTTLEASSYFGSFGSWRNSVKATGSTGDGTQAGDVDYAISASRFTTHGYRDHSSAQKNLGNAKLGVRLNDVSKLTLLFNSVDIDANDPGGLTEQEWRDNPRQAPRADQYNTRKTTKQTQGGLRYDRQLSEHDDLSVMMYAGVRETTQYQSIPVSAQKNANHPGGVIQLARHYQGIDTRWTHNGDLGGVPVSFTTGLDYETMTENRKGYENFVTVNGGTVLGEQGNLRRNERNLMWNLDPYLQTTWQLTDKLSLDAGVRFSSVYFDSNDYYIVGTNGDDSGNASYHKWLPAASLKYAVTDGWNIYTSAGRGFETPTINELSYRDNGASGLNFALQPATNTTVEIGSKNRIGNGLFTAALFQTDTDNEIVVDQSSGGRTTYKNAGETRRRGLELSLDQQFAADWRLKMAWTYLDATYRTNACGTNDCNGNRMPGIARNMGYASLGYVPEEGWYAGSDIRYMSDIQANDQNSAKAPTYTTVGLNTGYKLHVRQNWLLDIWGRVDNLFDRDYVGSVIVNEGNGRYFEPAPGRNYGVGVNVSYSFQ is encoded by the coding sequence ATGAAGACACCCCAGAAAAAGACGCTACATACACATAAAACCGCCCTTTCCCTTCTCCTGATCCCGGCCTTAACCCCGGGCTTTACGCAAGCCGCTGAAACACAGGCCAAAGATGAATCCACGCTGCTGGTCACCGCTAAGCCAACAACCGTATCTGAACTCGATACCCCGGCCGCGGTCAGCGTGGTTTATGGCGATGATCTGCGCCAGGCAGCCCCACGGATAAACCTGTCGGAAAACCTCGGCGGCGTACCCGGGCTGCAAATTCAGAACCGCCAAAATTATGCTCAGGATTTGCAGCTTTCGGTGCGCGGTTTTGGCTCACGCTCGATGTACGGCGTGCGCGGCGTGCGCATGTATGTGGACGGTATCCCGGCCACGATGCCCGATGGCCAGGGGCAAACGTCCAATATCGATTTAAACAGCGTGGACAGTGTGGAAGTACTTCGCGGGCCGTTTTCAGCGATCTACGGTAACTCGTCCGGCGGTGTGGTTAACGTCAAAACGGAAACCGGCCGCCAGCCGACGACGCTCGAAGCCAGCAGCTACTTCGGCAGCTTTGGCAGTTGGCGCAACAGCGTGAAGGCCACCGGCTCAACCGGCGACGGTACGCAGGCAGGAGATGTGGACTATGCCATTTCCGCCTCGCGCTTTACCACCCACGGCTACCGCGACCACAGCAGCGCGCAGAAAAATCTCGGTAACGCGAAGCTTGGCGTCCGTCTGAACGACGTCAGCAAGCTGACATTGCTGTTCAACAGCGTGGATATTGATGCCAACGATCCCGGCGGCCTGACCGAACAGGAGTGGCGCGACAACCCGAGACAGGCCCCCCGGGCCGACCAGTACAATACGCGAAAAACAACCAAACAAACCCAGGGCGGGCTCCGCTATGACCGGCAGCTTAGCGAGCACGATGATTTAAGCGTGATGATGTACGCGGGCGTGCGGGAAACCACGCAGTACCAGTCCATTCCCGTGTCGGCGCAAAAAAATGCAAATCATCCCGGCGGCGTGATCCAACTGGCAAGGCATTACCAGGGGATTGATACCCGCTGGACGCACAACGGCGACCTCGGCGGCGTGCCGGTTAGCTTCACCACCGGGCTGGACTACGAGACGATGACCGAGAATCGCAAAGGCTATGAGAACTTTGTGACGGTCAATGGCGGGACGGTGTTGGGTGAGCAAGGCAACCTGCGTCGGAATGAACGCAATCTGATGTGGAACCTCGACCCGTACCTGCAAACTACATGGCAACTGACTGATAAACTCAGCCTGGATGCGGGCGTGCGCTTCAGCTCGGTCTATTTTGACTCCAACGACTATTACATTGTGGGAACAAACGGCGATGACAGCGGCAACGCCAGCTATCACAAGTGGCTGCCTGCCGCCTCGCTGAAATATGCCGTCACCGACGGGTGGAATATCTACACCTCCGCAGGGCGCGGCTTTGAGACGCCCACCATCAACGAGCTTTCTTATCGCGACAACGGCGCATCCGGGCTTAACTTTGCCCTGCAGCCGGCCACCAACACCACGGTAGAGATTGGTAGCAAAAACCGTATTGGCAACGGGCTGTTTACCGCCGCCCTGTTCCAGACCGACACCGATAACGAGATAGTGGTTGATCAAAGCAGCGGCGGGCGTACTACCTACAAAAATGCCGGTGAAACTCGCCGTCGTGGGCTGGAACTTTCCCTCGATCAGCAGTTTGCCGCCGACTGGCGGTTGAAGATGGCCTGGACTTATCTGGATGCCACCTACCGTACCAACGCATGCGGGACAAACGACTGCAACGGCAACCGAATGCCCGGCATCGCCCGTAATATGGGGTACGCGTCGCTGGGCTACGTGCCTGAGGAGGGCTGGTATGCCGGCTCAGATATTCGCTACATGAGTGATATCCAGGCGAATGACCAGAACAGCGCCAAAGCCCCGACCTACACTACGGTCGGATTGAATACCGGCTACAAGCTCCACGTCCGGCAAAACTGGCTGCTGGACATCTGGGGACGAGTTGATAATCTGTTCGACCGCGATTATGTCGGCTCGGTGATTGTCAATGAAGGCAATGGCCGCTATTTCGAGCCAGCGCCCGGACGTAACTATGGCGTGGGCGTCAACGTAAGCTACAGCTTCCAGTAA
- a CDS encoding GCN5 family acetyltransferase, with amino-acid sequence MLPNLTLRDATLADIETIFTIRTGVKENHLSREEMAEMGITPQAIAEIIAESPCIWLADVEAEPAGFAMAIAEEACLFAMFVLPQFEGQGVGKLLLEKAEAFLFARHPTIWLETAASSRAAVFYRRHGWQPVGEQDGEDIRFEKSRPVATK; translated from the coding sequence ATGTTACCCAACCTGACCCTTCGGGATGCCACCCTGGCAGACATCGAGACAATTTTTACCATCCGAACCGGCGTCAAAGAGAACCATCTTTCGCGCGAAGAAATGGCCGAAATGGGCATCACCCCGCAGGCTATTGCAGAGATTATTGCCGAATCTCCGTGCATATGGCTCGCCGACGTTGAGGCTGAGCCCGCTGGTTTTGCGATGGCCATTGCCGAAGAGGCCTGCCTGTTTGCCATGTTCGTGCTGCCGCAGTTTGAAGGCCAGGGCGTCGGGAAATTGCTGCTGGAAAAAGCCGAGGCGTTCTTGTTTGCCCGACACCCCACTATCTGGCTTGAAACAGCGGCAAGCAGCCGCGCCGCGGTGTTTTATCGACGCCACGGCTGGCAGCCTGTGGGGGAGCAAGACGGCGAAGATATCCGCTTCGAAAAATCACGCCCCGTGGCGACGAAATAA
- a CDS encoding cytoplasmic protein encodes MNNPDSVFQRLTRSPFRQRFQLGAKERQYCLDKGPETITRHAEEFIALRLAPAEPKNDGKQTPMRGHPVFIAQHATATCCRGCLAKWHAIPAGRALTDEEQRYVVGILYRWLTAQMTGQKP; translated from the coding sequence GTGAATAATCCTGATAGCGTTTTTCAACGCCTGACGCGCTCCCCGTTTCGTCAGCGCTTCCAGCTTGGGGCCAAAGAGCGCCAGTACTGCCTCGACAAAGGCCCGGAAACCATCACCCGCCACGCCGAAGAGTTTATTGCCCTCCGCCTGGCACCTGCCGAACCAAAAAACGACGGCAAACAGACGCCCATGCGCGGGCACCCGGTATTTATCGCCCAGCACGCCACAGCGACCTGTTGCAGAGGCTGCCTGGCGAAATGGCACGCGATACCGGCGGGAAGAGCGCTGACCGATGAGGAACAGCGCTACGTGGTGGGTATTTTATACCGCTGGCTGACGGCGCAAATGACGGGCCAAAAGCCTTAA